One genomic segment of Ipomoea triloba cultivar NCNSP0323 chromosome 9, ASM357664v1 includes these proteins:
- the LOC116029637 gene encoding uncharacterized protein LOC116029637, which translates to MPHRKIGEPSPGRAEVTGGPAHVERSREARPDLLALRDNGGLRGRKVGAVHSRLLVAAVGKLMSSICYSVHREGVAGKMQEKVGVGVAFISFLATFFLPNPPPLGRLEDFSRNYLEDNARFEPYKRLDKFRRENAMFYTLRSVKLKLGLVFTHLLVDPYQDLMISFASALKEIGHEFEVLTLEHGPMGSVWRQEGISVTTVETTDGNLKVDWLNYDAVFLNSFEAMDILSCLMQEPFKSVAVIWTVGEGELAARLKKYNSTGQKMLVDRWRKVFKRANAVMFPNYNLPIAYSLCDTGNYFVIPELPIEAQDDYFLSDSKIYAKMGCGPECFIIALVGSQPLVLLPVLQTVENSKNHPLKIIVFAGPSSIINQTSYLWEANFTFAGDEDAERILRLSDIVIYASFSEEQSFPYILLKAMLFGKPIVAPDLSIIKKHVVDGVNGFLFPKKDVKVLTKIMGRVVFNGKLSRVARNVAFTGQHIALNLMVSKSIEGYALVLENIIKIIVPPGGVAAMYQAPKFLLPRRKWLLSETVNKYVSRSFRTHSFLNKFEKQFNPIQTESSMDEMDHIIMNHFWDEEKDLQIANSIKEAEEEELEGRNVQRKRGTWEEISKLLKQAEHFRKVLHEREYGELERRGQPLCIYEPYYGEGTWPFLHNSSLYRGLGLSTKGRRPEFDDIDAPSRLSLLRDPYYRDVLGEYGGFFAIANRTGRIHKHPWIGFQSWRATARKESLSKIAETSLLEAIEALRYGDALFFWACMDRDPRNPQRQDFWSFCDAINAGNCNLQNFSAVPPMPAVGGNWSVRHSWVLPTRSFLEFAMFSRMFVDALDSQLYDQHHQSGYCYLSVRKEDKHCYSRMLELVINVWAYHSARRMVYVEPKRGRIREEHKLETRRGKMWVKWFHYSTLKQMDEELAEVADIDPPGKRWLWPSTGEVVWQGILEREKLQMEKERELRKKQKEDKRSRRRKRGHREHFQEPLGGKYVKPPPETQNSTHNRLNH; encoded by the exons ATGCCTCACCGTAAAATAGGGGAACCATCCCCGGGAAGAGCTGAGGTCACTGGTGGTCCTGCCCACGTCGAACGGTCGAGAGAGGCACGACCAGATCTGCTTGCTCTCCGGGATAACGGAGGTCTCCGAGGAAGAAAGGTGGGAGCAGTTCACTCTCGTCTGCTGGTCGCTGCTGTCGGGAAGCTGATGTCGTCGATCTGCTACTCTGTTCATCGCGAAGGCGTTGCCGgaaaaatgcaagaaaaagtgggag TGGGAGTGGCCTTCATATCTTTTCTGGCGACGTTCTTCTTGCCCAATCCTCCTCCGCTTGGAAGACTCGAGGATTTCTCACGCAATTACCTGGAAGATAATGCCAGGTTTGAGCCTTATAAGCGTCTTGATAAGTTCAGGCGGGAAAACGCCATGTTTTACACACTCCGCTCTGTAAAACTCAAACTTGGTTTG GTTTTTACGCATCTTTTAGTTGATCCATATCAAGATTTGATGATTAGTTTTGCATCAGCGTTGAAGGAGATTGGCCATGAATTCGAG GTGCTCACACTTGAACATGGTCCTATGGGTTCTGTATGGAGACAAGAAGGAATTTCCGTCACTACCGTAGAAACTACTGATGGAAATCTGAAAGTAGATTGGCTAAA CTACGATGCTGTGTTTCTGAACTCATTTGAAGCTATGGATATCCTGTCTTG TCTTATGCAAGAACCTTTTAAAAGTGTGGCTGTTATATGGACTGTTGGTGAAGGTGAACTTGCTGCCcgattgaaaaaatataactCGACTGGCCAGAAAATGCTAGTTGATAGGTGGAGAAAAGTTTTCAAGCGTGCCAATGCTGTTATGTTCCCAAACTACAATCTGCCG ATTGCATATTCATTATGTGATACTGGGAACTACTTTGTAATTCCAGAGCTTCCTATTGAAGCACAGGATGATTACTTTCTGAGTGATTCGAAAATATATGCTAAGATGGGGTGTGGCCCAGAATGCTTCATCATTGCACTTGTGGGAAGCCAACCCCTTGTTTTACTACCAGTTTTGCAAACAGTTGAAAATTCGAAGAATCATCCTCTCAAAATCATTGTCTTTGCTGGACCTTCTTCAATCATTAACCAAACTTCCTACTTGTGGGAAGCTAACTTCACATTTGCTGGAGATGAAGATGCAGAGAGGATTTTGAGATTGAGTGATATCGTGATATATGCATCGTTCAGTGAAGAGCAATCTTTCCCATACATTTTGTTAAAAGCAATGCTCTTTGGGAAACCTATAGTAGCTCCAGACCTGTCAATTATCAAGAAACAT GTTGTTGATGGAGTGAATGGCTTTCTTTTTCCAAAGAAGGATGTCAAGGTTTTAACTAAGATAATGGGCCGTGTAGTTTTTAATGGAAAATTGTCACGTGTGGCTCGAAATGTTGCATTTACTGGACAGCATATAGCCCTCAACCTTATGGTTTCCAAGAGTATTGAAGGGTATGCTTTGGTATTGGAAAACATTATCAAGATTATTGTTCCACCTGGAGGAGTTGCAGCAATGTATCAGGCCCCTAAGTTTCTACTGCCAAGACGGAAGTGGCTTCTTTCTGAAACAGTTAATAAGTATGTGAGCAGAAGTTTTAGGACCCATAGCTTTTTAAACAAGTTTGAGAAGCAATTTAATCCTATTCAGACAGAGAGTTCAATGGATGAGATGGACCACATTATTATGAATCATTTCTGGGATGAAGAAAAAGATTTACAAATTGCAAATAGCATCAAGGAAGCAGAGGAGGAAGAG CTAGAAGGCAGAAATGTTCAACGAAAAAGGGGAACATGGGAGGAAATATCCAAACTTCTAAAACAGGCTGAGCATTTTAGGAAAGTTTTGCATGAGAGGGAGTATGGGGAGCTTGAAAGGAGAGGCCAACCATTGTGCATATATGAACCTTATTATGGAGAGGGGACCTGGCCATTTTTGCACAATTCATCGCTATATCGAGGACTTGGGCTT TCTACTAAAGGACGCAGACCTGAATTCGATGACATTGATGCACCTTCTCGTCTTTCACTATTGCGTGACCCTTATTACAGAGATGTCCTTGGTGAATATGGAGGCTTCTTTGCCATTGCAAACCGGACTGGTCGCATACACAAACATCCTTGGATAGGTTTCCAATCTTGGAGAGCAACGGCAAGAAAG GAATCTTTGTCTAAGATAGCAGAAACATCATTGTTAGAGGCCATTGAAGCACTCAGATATGGTGATGCTTTGTTCTTCTGGGCTTGCATGGACAGGGATCCCAGAAACCCACAAAGACAGGATTTCTGGTCATTCTGTGATGCTATTAATGCTGGAAACTG TAACCTGCAGAATTTTAGTGCTGTTCCTCCTATGCCTGCTGTTGGAGGCAATTGGTCTGTGAGGCATAGCTGGGTTTTACCAACAAGATCCTTCCTAGAGTTTGCAATGTTTTCTAG GATGTTTGTGGATGCACTTGATTCACAATTGTATGATCAACACCATCAAAGTGGATATTGCTATTTGAGTGTAAGAAAGGAGGACAAGCATTGCTACTCTAGGATGCTGGAGTTGGTTATAAATGTGTGGGCGTATCACAGTGCAAGAAGAATGGTGTATGTGGAGCCAAAGAGAGGGAGAATACGAGAAGAGCACAAATTGGAGACGAGGAGAGGGAAAATGTGGGTGAAATGGTTCCACTACAGCACTCTAAAACAAATGGATGAAGAACTGGCAGAGGTAGCAGACATTGATCCACCGGGGAAGCGGTGGCTATGGCCATCCACAGGTGAAGTTGTGTGGCAAGGTATCTTGGAGAGGGAGAAGCTTCAAATGGAGAAGGAGAGAGAGTTGCGGAAGAAACAGAAGGAGGACAAGAGGTCAAGGAGGAGAAAACGAGGCCACCGGGAACATTTTCAGGAACCATTGGGGGGAAAATATGTGAAGCCTCCTCCAGAGACACAAAATTCAACACATAACCGCCTAAACCACTAG